Proteins encoded in a region of the Ralstonia pseudosolanacearum genome:
- a CDS encoding peptidylprolyl isomerase, with protein MNRPTQFLKISIAVLSAVAAMAAPSAHADGLPPGVIALVNGAQITQAQLDRAIAQSGAQANPQVAQALKQQLIARELFRQQAAKNSAYDKLPAVKQAMQEAHDAVITQAWLKDNIKPAPITEEQVRARYDAIVASLGDKEYKARVIQLGDDVTAAQVLAQLKQGGDFAKLAQQYSTAPNKVRGGDMDWVSFKVPVEEGKTQNLPLPLAREIATLAVGAASTAPVEAGSQRYLVKVEAARPTQVPGYEAVRQAIRQALETAELERVTVQVVGGLLKAAKIVQ; from the coding sequence ATGAATCGTCCTACCCAATTCTTGAAGATCTCCATCGCTGTGCTGTCGGCCGTAGCCGCCATGGCGGCGCCATCGGCCCACGCGGATGGCTTGCCACCGGGCGTCATCGCCCTCGTCAACGGCGCCCAGATCACGCAGGCGCAGCTCGACCGCGCCATCGCCCAGAGCGGCGCGCAGGCCAATCCGCAGGTCGCGCAGGCGCTCAAGCAGCAGCTGATCGCGCGCGAGCTGTTCCGTCAGCAGGCCGCCAAGAACTCCGCCTACGACAAGCTGCCGGCGGTCAAGCAGGCCATGCAGGAGGCGCACGACGCGGTCATCACCCAGGCCTGGCTGAAGGACAACATCAAGCCCGCCCCCATCACTGAGGAGCAGGTCAGGGCGCGCTACGACGCCATCGTCGCCAGCCTGGGCGACAAGGAATACAAGGCGCGCGTGATCCAGCTCGGCGACGATGTGACCGCCGCGCAGGTGCTCGCGCAGCTCAAGCAGGGCGGCGACTTTGCCAAGCTGGCCCAGCAGTACAGCACGGCGCCCAACAAGGTGCGCGGCGGCGACATGGACTGGGTGAGCTTCAAGGTGCCGGTGGAAGAGGGCAAGACGCAGAACCTGCCGCTGCCGCTGGCGCGCGAGATCGCGACGCTGGCCGTGGGCGCGGCGAGCACCGCGCCGGTCGAAGCGGGCAGCCAGCGCTACCTCGTCAAGGTGGAGGCCGCGCGGCCGACGCAGGTGCCGGGGTACGAAGCGGTCAGGCAGGCGATCCGGCAGGCGCTGGAGACGGCCGAGCTGGAGCGTGTGACGGTGCAGGTGGTGGGCGGGTTGTTGAAAGCAGCGAAGATTGTTCAATGA
- a CDS encoding DUF746 domain-containing protein, with protein sequence MLPQAIGCPEAARRLGVMERTIRNTVRMFRRWVLELDPSGHHERHIRLGGRFTAVRDQAPPVVDEQIAYEDVALTAKLLEDFETIHSNKHFPMPDCPACGADRLVTKGTFSGFPRFKCALCGKQFNRRTGTPFTRNRKVYERQRALIRYLGLPLSITQLAEIVGGDHGNVARLIREFRERCDQLDPTGQLSHRIRAGARPAEDTPCIQCGARHVRFDVRGITPGKCAVCGRLISMRRAIIERDGVLEVGPWQWAEQLQQGNQ encoded by the coding sequence ATGCTGCCGCAAGCGATCGGCTGTCCGGAGGCGGCGCGTCGGCTCGGGGTGATGGAGCGGACCATTCGCAACACGGTCAGGATGTTTCGCCGTTGGGTGCTCGAATTGGATCCGAGCGGCCACCATGAGCGCCACATTCGGCTGGGAGGGCGTTTCACCGCGGTTCGGGATCAAGCGCCGCCGGTGGTTGATGAGCAGATCGCCTATGAGGATGTGGCGCTTACCGCGAAACTGCTCGAAGACTTTGAGACTATCCATTCCAACAAGCACTTTCCGATGCCGGACTGCCCGGCATGCGGTGCTGATCGTCTGGTGACAAAGGGCACTTTCAGCGGCTTTCCGCGCTTCAAGTGCGCCTTGTGCGGCAAGCAGTTCAATCGGCGCACCGGGACGCCGTTCACACGCAACCGGAAGGTGTATGAGCGGCAGCGGGCATTGATTCGCTACCTCGGGCTACCGCTCTCGATCACGCAGCTGGCAGAGATTGTCGGTGGCGACCACGGCAACGTCGCCAGGCTGATACGGGAGTTCCGTGAGCGCTGCGATCAACTGGATCCAACCGGGCAGCTGTCCCATCGCATTCGGGCCGGAGCGCGTCCGGCGGAGGACACACCATGCATACAGTGTGGGGCACGGCATGTGCGTTTCGATGTCCGGGGGATCACGCCTGGGAAATGCGCTGTTTGCGGCCGATTGATCTCCATGCGGCGCGCGATCATCGAACGCGACGGAGTACTGGAGGTTGGTCCGTGGCAATGGGCCGAGCAACTGCAGCAGGGCAATCAGTAG
- a CDS encoding DUF2924 domain-containing protein has product MTTSTSRPTKSSIAARVARLPDTPFAELKRLWSQLFDIPLPTHNRSYVERRIAFRLQELEMAQKQPQLLASNKMRIDALLEQIKPAQKAGRGELVRLAPGTVLTRDFMGQTHSVVAMPNGEFEYNGKPYSSLTAIACEIAGTRWSGPAFFGLRDGAKKPRKGIGA; this is encoded by the coding sequence ATGACGACATCCACATCGCGACCCACCAAATCCAGCATCGCCGCCCGCGTGGCGCGGCTGCCGGACACGCCATTTGCCGAACTCAAGAGATTGTGGTCGCAGCTATTCGATATACCCCTGCCAACCCACAACCGCAGCTACGTCGAACGGCGCATCGCCTTCCGGCTGCAGGAGCTGGAGATGGCGCAGAAGCAGCCACAACTGCTGGCGAGCAACAAGATGCGCATCGATGCGTTGCTTGAGCAGATCAAGCCGGCGCAGAAGGCTGGGCGAGGGGAACTCGTCCGGTTGGCGCCGGGCACGGTGCTGACCCGGGACTTCATGGGCCAGACCCACAGCGTTGTGGCCATGCCGAATGGTGAGTTCGAATACAACGGCAAGCCCTACAGCAGCCTGACGGCGATCGCCTGCGAGATCGCGGGGACGCGCTGGTCGGGGCCGGCGTTCTTTGGCCTGCGGGATGGCGCGAAGAAGCCGCGCAAGGGGATCGGTGCATGA
- a CDS encoding recombinase family protein has translation MSLEASRKRRRCAVYTRKSTDEGLDQDFNSIDAQRDAGHAYIASQRAEGWIPVADDYDDPAYSGGNMERPGLKRLLADIERGLIDIVVVYKIDRLTRSLADFSKMVEVFERQDVSFVSVTQQFNTTTSMGRLMLNVLLSFAQFEREVTGERIRDKIAASKRKGMWMGGVPPLGYDVLHRKLMVNEVEATVVRRLFAEFPRTASTTLFVQRLRHEGVMTKSWVAQSGNDRVGKLMDKGALYKILNNPVYLGQIRHKGIRYTGEHEPIVTQEQWDAVQAALTSKPAGVSRGQIRTERPALLKGLICTTDGRAMTPHTTKGRGGRLYRYYLSTRDAQEGYGASDVKMLPAGEVEEAVVAQLRGILRAPEMVARVWREVTRSNDTHDMTEMQVAVALSRIDIVWENLFPLEQHRIVQLLVERVVVSPQELRVQLHRNGIEHFALDVVRAAGGKSVPAAAGEALA, from the coding sequence ATGAGCCTAGAAGCGAGCAGGAAGCGCAGGCGTTGCGCGGTCTACACCCGCAAGTCCACGGACGAAGGGCTCGACCAGGACTTCAACTCGATCGATGCGCAGCGTGACGCGGGTCACGCCTACATCGCCAGCCAGCGCGCCGAGGGCTGGATTCCGGTGGCGGACGACTACGATGATCCCGCGTACTCCGGCGGCAACATGGAGCGGCCGGGCCTGAAGCGTCTGCTGGCGGACATCGAGCGCGGCCTGATCGACATCGTTGTGGTCTACAAGATCGACCGGCTGACCCGCAGCCTGGCGGACTTCTCGAAGATGGTCGAGGTGTTCGAGCGCCAGGACGTGTCCTTCGTGTCGGTCACCCAGCAGTTCAACACGACCACGTCGATGGGGCGGCTGATGCTGAACGTGCTGCTGTCCTTCGCGCAGTTCGAGCGCGAGGTGACGGGCGAGCGCATCCGCGACAAGATCGCGGCGAGCAAGCGCAAGGGCATGTGGATGGGCGGCGTGCCGCCACTGGGCTATGACGTGCTCCACCGTAAGCTGATGGTCAACGAGGTGGAGGCGACGGTGGTGCGCCGCCTGTTCGCCGAGTTTCCGCGCACCGCGTCCACGACATTGTTCGTGCAGCGGCTGCGTCACGAAGGCGTGATGACCAAGTCGTGGGTCGCGCAGTCCGGCAACGACCGCGTGGGCAAGCTGATGGACAAGGGCGCGTTGTACAAGATCCTGAACAATCCGGTCTACCTGGGCCAGATCCGGCACAAGGGGATCCGCTACACCGGCGAGCACGAGCCCATCGTGACGCAGGAGCAATGGGATGCCGTGCAGGCGGCGCTGACCAGCAAGCCAGCCGGCGTGAGCCGCGGCCAGATCCGTACTGAACGTCCGGCGCTGCTCAAGGGGCTGATTTGCACGACAGACGGCCGGGCCATGACGCCGCATACAACCAAAGGGCGTGGCGGGCGGTTGTATCGGTACTACCTGTCGACCCGCGACGCCCAGGAGGGGTACGGCGCGTCCGACGTCAAGATGTTGCCGGCGGGCGAGGTCGAGGAGGCCGTGGTGGCGCAGTTGCGCGGCATCTTGCGCGCGCCGGAAATGGTCGCCCGGGTTTGGCGGGAGGTCACCAGAAGCAACGATACCCACGACATGACCGAAATGCAGGTGGCCGTGGCGCTGTCCCGAATCGACATCGTGTGGGAGAACCTGTTCCCGCTGGAGCAGCACCGCATCGTGCAACTGCTGGTCGAGCGTGTCGTCGTGTCGCCTCAGGAACTGCGGGTGCAACTGCATCGCAACGGCATCGAGCACTTTGCGCTAGACGTGGTGCGCGCCGCCGGTGGGAAATCCGTGCCGGCCGCGGCAGGGGAGGCCCTGGCATGA
- a CDS encoding LacI family transcriptional regulator, which yields MRRTTLEFPGEPMVLHTGNGGIEVSIPIRVHRYSGRRQVVVPQGIGSTLGETRAPTALQVALVRGHRWLRQIESGQVRNIAEVATREKIDRSYVSRMVNLTALAPDIQAAILNETLPEEVALFDLAVDTPQCWEAQRRRIDEVVVKAREGKTRAVALT from the coding sequence ATGAGGCGCACGACGCTGGAATTTCCTGGGGAACCGATGGTGTTGCATACGGGCAACGGCGGTATCGAGGTGTCCATCCCGATCCGCGTTCACCGCTACAGCGGCCGGCGGCAGGTGGTGGTGCCGCAAGGCATCGGTTCCACGCTCGGGGAAACGCGGGCGCCGACGGCCCTGCAGGTTGCGCTGGTCCGAGGTCATCGTTGGCTGCGGCAGATCGAAAGCGGGCAGGTGCGCAACATTGCCGAGGTTGCAACCCGGGAAAAAATCGACCGAAGCTACGTGAGCCGGATGGTCAATCTGACGGCATTGGCGCCAGACATCCAGGCCGCGATTCTGAATGAAACCTTGCCCGAGGAGGTCGCGTTGTTCGACCTGGCGGTCGACACGCCCCAGTGTTGGGAGGCGCAGCGTCGGCGGATCGACGAGGTGGTGGTGAAGGCGCGTGAGGGGAAAACGCGTGCGGTTGCGCTGACTTGA
- a CDS encoding HNH endonuclease, with translation MLLVDVLPSVGNYAQVGEQTHGANRLLFASTGPRVKWNPALPHPQAVTAPQQSNQFASDAYYISDQDAEKIIGPVENTDKEQLLLARVGQGGFRKRLVERWQSCSVLGCGPETVLVASHIVSWRTCKNNGERLSPNNGLLLSPNLDKLFDRRMISFSDQGILLFSLDIHESDAAALGVHPGMRLRRVPPGIVEYLARHREGKEWSELPAQEAY, from the coding sequence GTGCTTCTTGTTGATGTTCTGCCTTCGGTCGGGAACTACGCTCAGGTGGGCGAACAAACTCATGGCGCAAATCGGCTCTTGTTCGCATCAACTGGGCCGCGTGTCAAGTGGAATCCCGCCCTGCCTCATCCACAGGCTGTCACGGCTCCCCAACAGTCCAATCAATTTGCTTCTGATGCTTACTACATTTCAGATCAGGATGCAGAGAAGATCATCGGACCCGTAGAAAATACCGACAAAGAACAGCTATTACTAGCCCGCGTCGGTCAAGGGGGGTTTAGGAAAAGACTTGTGGAGCGATGGCAGTCCTGCAGTGTTCTTGGCTGCGGACCTGAGACCGTGTTGGTCGCGTCGCACATCGTTTCTTGGCGCACATGCAAGAACAATGGGGAACGACTCAGTCCCAACAACGGGCTGCTTCTTAGCCCAAATCTGGACAAGCTCTTCGATCGCAGAATGATTTCCTTCTCAGATCAGGGCATCCTGCTGTTCAGCCTAGATATCCACGAGAGTGACGCCGCAGCATTAGGCGTCCATCCGGGCATGCGACTTCGCCGCGTGCCGCCTGGAATTGTGGAATATCTAGCCAGACACCGCGAAGGCAAGGAATGGTCCGAACTCCCCGCCCAAGAAGCGTATTGA
- a CDS encoding ISAs1 family transposase, with amino-acid sequence MSLFAHLSVVPDRRQNINKKHDLIDVIFLVFSAVLSGATGWKAIEVFGDAQLDWLRHHRAFGNGVPRRHCIANIVKGLDTDALMQALFGWINERRKLAGKGTIAIDGKTMRRAWQEDVQKALHVVSAYDVEHGVALYQQAAQSKGEEIKLARNIIDVVAAKGKIMTLDALHCQSETLQRIAEKKSDYIVGVKANQKTLHEWVQQAFCATYEVSGTATHEQVNRGHGREERRVVMQIPAHLPPELKTRWPSIRSLIEVSSERTEKGQTYFDSRWYVSSLEIDAQRVAQAIRDHWQIENGLHWVLDVAFKEDATAITDPEGAKHVALINRIALSVIRQHQQTKESVNSKRNRAAWSAPFRDQLIFG; translated from the coding sequence ATGAGTTTGTTCGCCCACCTGAGCGTAGTTCCCGACCGAAGGCAGAACATCAACAAGAAGCACGACCTGATCGACGTGATCTTCCTCGTCTTTAGCGCCGTGCTCAGCGGTGCCACGGGCTGGAAAGCGATCGAAGTGTTTGGCGACGCGCAGCTTGATTGGCTGCGACACCATCGGGCCTTTGGCAACGGCGTGCCTCGCCGGCACTGTATCGCCAACATCGTCAAGGGCTTGGATACGGACGCATTGATGCAAGCGCTCTTCGGCTGGATCAACGAAAGACGCAAACTCGCAGGCAAGGGCACCATCGCCATCGACGGCAAAACCATGCGCCGCGCATGGCAGGAGGACGTACAGAAAGCGCTGCATGTCGTCTCAGCCTACGATGTCGAACATGGCGTGGCCTTGTATCAGCAAGCGGCGCAGAGCAAGGGCGAGGAGATCAAGCTCGCGCGCAACATCATCGATGTCGTGGCCGCTAAGGGCAAGATCATGACGCTCGACGCGCTGCACTGCCAGAGCGAGACGCTGCAACGGATCGCCGAGAAGAAAAGCGACTACATCGTTGGTGTGAAAGCCAACCAGAAGACGTTGCACGAGTGGGTCCAACAGGCGTTCTGCGCGACCTATGAAGTCAGTGGCACGGCGACCCACGAGCAAGTCAATCGCGGCCATGGCCGGGAGGAGAGGCGCGTCGTGATGCAAATCCCCGCGCACTTGCCACCGGAGTTGAAAACACGCTGGCCCTCCATTCGCAGTCTGATCGAGGTGAGCAGCGAGCGCACTGAAAAAGGCCAGACCTACTTCGATTCACGGTGGTACGTCAGTTCGCTGGAGATCGACGCGCAGCGTGTGGCGCAAGCCATCCGCGATCACTGGCAGATCGAGAATGGCTTGCATTGGGTGCTCGATGTGGCCTTCAAGGAGGATGCCACCGCGATCACTGACCCGGAGGGCGCCAAGCATGTCGCCCTGATCAACCGCATCGCGCTCAGCGTGATCAGGCAGCATCAGCAGACCAAGGAGAGCGTCAACAGCAAGCGCAATCGCGCTGCTTGGAGTGCGCCGTTTCGCGATCAACTGATCTTCGGATGA
- a CDS encoding DUF4145 domain-containing protein encodes MATDIPSQVQKLEWSHCNECGRETQHNVVNQIRKTRDYDHDEYVVTIGVTWRILQCCGCQEVAMSKFEWCSEDDPGYSPVRTYFPPRVSRRKPDWLVRQEVPQYQGLLDEVYLALHADSRRLAMMGARTIIDKAIASKVGDLGTFAKGLNELEEANLLTPQDRRIIEVAFDAGSAAAHRGHQPSPESLNTTIDIVERLIHAEILAEKAKKLAAATPPRRTPDVPATKAKKH; translated from the coding sequence ATGGCAACAGATATTCCGTCTCAGGTGCAAAAGCTGGAGTGGTCGCATTGCAACGAGTGCGGTCGCGAAACCCAACACAACGTGGTGAACCAGATTCGCAAAACGCGCGACTACGACCATGACGAATACGTGGTCACCATTGGGGTCACGTGGCGCATTCTGCAATGCTGTGGCTGCCAAGAAGTCGCCATGAGCAAGTTCGAATGGTGCTCGGAAGATGACCCTGGCTATTCCCCTGTCCGGACCTACTTCCCGCCGCGCGTTTCGAGACGCAAGCCGGACTGGCTTGTGCGGCAGGAGGTGCCGCAGTACCAGGGGTTGTTAGACGAGGTTTACCTCGCGCTTCATGCGGACAGCCGAAGACTAGCAATGATGGGAGCGAGGACAATTATCGACAAAGCAATCGCTAGCAAAGTCGGCGACCTTGGCACCTTTGCCAAGGGACTCAACGAATTAGAGGAGGCCAATCTGCTGACCCCGCAAGACAGGCGGATCATCGAGGTGGCGTTTGATGCCGGATCGGCTGCTGCGCATCGTGGACATCAACCGTCGCCCGAATCGCTCAACACCACCATTGACATTGTCGAACGTCTCATTCATGCCGAAATTTTGGCAGAGAAGGCCAAGAAATTGGCGGCAGCTACGCCGCCGAGGCGTACACCTGACGTGCCAGCAACCAAGGCCAAGAAGCACTGA
- a CDS encoding competence protein CoiA family protein gives MIAKQLFLDYFRALPRQADVEWPVGNQRADVYAVGQSGHGFVFEMQHQPITEQEIARRTAAYFQSGVAVAWLPLINVAKLRGVMQTATGCVVARYSPKPFEKWLHGFNFKELWYVEPSTGNLWKGRFDKASIDVPYSEWRVSGGGTEWAGGYSYPSKRWRRLTLTGPIKLEKVRISSQFRKASAIGAHSYPQGNRITFAPLP, from the coding sequence ATGATCGCGAAGCAATTGTTTCTGGACTACTTCCGTGCGTTGCCGCGACAAGCTGACGTGGAGTGGCCAGTCGGCAACCAGCGGGCAGACGTGTACGCTGTGGGGCAGAGCGGTCATGGTTTCGTCTTTGAGATGCAGCACCAGCCAATCACGGAACAGGAGATTGCACGCAGGACCGCAGCGTACTTTCAGTCGGGCGTGGCGGTTGCCTGGCTTCCCTTGATCAACGTGGCCAAGCTACGTGGGGTAATGCAGACTGCCACTGGTTGCGTTGTCGCTCGCTACAGTCCAAAGCCGTTTGAGAAGTGGTTGCACGGATTCAACTTCAAGGAGCTTTGGTACGTCGAGCCATCGACGGGGAATCTGTGGAAGGGCCGTTTCGACAAGGCGTCGATCGATGTTCCGTACAGCGAATGGCGCGTGTCTGGCGGTGGCACCGAGTGGGCGGGCGGTTACAGCTATCCGTCTAAACGTTGGCGGAGGCTTACGTTGACTGGACCAATTAAGCTGGAAAAAGTCAGAATTAGCTCCCAGTTTAGGAAGGCTAGTGCAATCGGGGCGCATAGCTATCCTCAAGGCAATCGCATTACGTTTGCGCCGTTGCCGTAA
- a CDS encoding glycine hydroxymethyltransferase, producing MKVFNARHFLRHIAAGVLHEFAQAHVLAARLAVDWSGPADTLSGVLCDAVEALERQLVATDLPQRDREALEHDLLLWTDDLRRTHLMANGLALAEFRSACQGDPEALEAFASRDEREIALWMLAFRDKIFRDVELHLAFQAKTDGKFWKKHRIQPGLELTRERARLEQFCHAVAQLYKKSGGGDGVHIELSERRSTAGLVDAMSSFQLTLYVEGPVTALTHFTQSHFTRVTTRVALESALVYQPATGDVETIVKGGAKNHTAMLELFGKNVVQQDLAPERIEPQRYHLNALRDGLQPYEDWSVYGVDRVRLRRARLTPAAGSGVSFTVEASPDKDQDDAIRIARGALKVEHMFEAEYHLDAATVIVYTQAADGGRAGHFSFNIRASGASTIKNLSLRNQVLARKVLQALMVIDAEEDLASTMSIPREAIAA from the coding sequence GTGAAGGTTTTCAATGCTCGGCATTTTCTGAGGCATATCGCGGCCGGTGTGTTGCACGAGTTCGCGCAAGCGCATGTGTTGGCCGCGCGTCTGGCAGTGGACTGGTCCGGGCCAGCCGACACGTTGTCGGGAGTGCTCTGCGACGCGGTTGAAGCATTGGAGCGGCAGCTTGTTGCCACCGATCTCCCGCAGCGCGACCGCGAAGCGCTGGAGCATGATCTGCTATTGTGGACCGACGACTTGCGGCGGACCCACCTGATGGCCAACGGCCTCGCCTTGGCCGAGTTCCGGAGCGCATGCCAGGGCGATCCCGAAGCGCTGGAGGCGTTCGCCTCCCGTGACGAACGAGAGATCGCGCTGTGGATGCTGGCCTTCCGCGACAAGATCTTCCGCGACGTCGAACTGCATCTGGCGTTTCAGGCCAAGACCGACGGCAAGTTTTGGAAGAAGCACCGCATCCAGCCGGGCCTTGAGCTGACGCGTGAACGGGCGAGGCTCGAACAGTTCTGCCATGCCGTGGCGCAGCTTTACAAGAAGTCCGGCGGCGGCGATGGCGTGCACATCGAGCTTTCCGAGCGGCGAAGCACGGCGGGCCTGGTGGATGCCATGTCCAGTTTCCAATTGACCCTCTATGTCGAGGGGCCGGTGACGGCGCTCACGCACTTCACGCAGAGCCATTTCACCCGCGTCACCACCCGCGTGGCGCTGGAGTCCGCGCTGGTCTACCAACCGGCGACCGGCGATGTGGAAACCATCGTCAAGGGCGGTGCCAAGAACCACACCGCAATGTTGGAGCTGTTCGGCAAGAACGTTGTCCAGCAGGATCTGGCCCCCGAGCGGATCGAGCCGCAGCGCTACCACCTCAACGCCTTGCGCGACGGCCTGCAGCCCTACGAGGACTGGTCAGTCTACGGCGTGGATAGGGTCCGTTTGCGCCGTGCACGCCTGACGCCGGCGGCCGGTTCGGGTGTCAGCTTCACTGTCGAAGCCTCTCCCGACAAGGACCAGGACGACGCCATCCGCATCGCCCGCGGTGCGCTCAAGGTCGAGCATATGTTTGAAGCGGAATATCACCTCGATGCTGCGACTGTCATCGTGTACACGCAGGCGGCCGACGGCGGTCGCGCCGGCCACTTCAGCTTCAATATCCGAGCCTCGGGAGCCTCGACCATCAAGAACCTGTCGCTGAGGAACCAGGTGCTGGCGCGCAAGGTTCTGCAGGCGCTGATGGTGATCGACGCCGAGGAGGATTTAGCCTCGACCATGTCGATTCCCAGGGAGGCTATCGCAGCGTGA
- a CDS encoding DUF6527 family protein — MTPLSPAEWQIKLTDGRATLHPSIGNWSMACQSHYFIRDNRVVWSGQLSKTQIKAVFERDLRDLQAMHRGTEEPRAEERSVPSPAVSGRERAGIGWRARLKAFWQWLTR, encoded by the coding sequence GTGACGCCCCTCTCGCCTGCGGAATGGCAGATTAAATTGACTGACGGGCGCGCCACGCTACATCCCTCGATCGGGAATTGGTCGATGGCCTGTCAGTCGCACTACTTCATTCGCGACAACCGGGTGGTCTGGAGTGGGCAACTGTCGAAGACGCAGATCAAGGCCGTCTTTGAACGCGACCTGCGGGATCTGCAAGCGATGCATCGTGGCACCGAAGAGCCGCGAGCGGAAGAGCGGAGTGTCCCAAGCCCCGCCGTATCGGGACGAGAGCGGGCGGGCATCGGTTGGCGCGCAAGACTGAAGGCGTTTTGGCAATGGCTGACTCGCTGA
- a CDS encoding ThiF family adenylyltransferase translates to MSAKPVVLDSVLAPFLASGLRVTVQGTHLLLHDVPVVDNQRQLRLGTLVATLVYTDSQVTPPATHQAWFDGPFPCFANGSTMEQLRHTDVAGGIVAPGVPAKFFFSNKDDGWTGYATHFDQLMHYWRIITDQARVIDPNCTQPLGPGSSLVAPRTDPFRYPDACSARGNFVMVSERLANLRIAIVGLGGTGSYVLDQVAKTPVREIHLFDGDIFEVHNAFRAPAAASESDFGKTKVAYFSALYEPMRTGIIEHPAYVTEVNVGLLGQFDFVFVCVDKGPARRLICSHLIEQGVPFIDCGMDMSLSAAQQIFGTCRVTIATPARNKHFFDRAPTMEDAGDALYDQNIQIADANALNAILAVMRWKQHFGFYAMNWDWHHVEFAISAMALARAERSEGTDAN, encoded by the coding sequence ATGTCCGCAAAACCGGTCGTTCTTGATTCAGTGCTCGCTCCGTTCCTTGCGTCGGGGCTGCGAGTAACGGTGCAGGGGACGCATCTGCTTCTGCATGACGTGCCCGTGGTCGACAACCAGAGGCAACTGCGGCTAGGCACCCTCGTCGCCACGCTCGTCTATACCGACAGCCAGGTGACACCACCGGCGACCCATCAAGCGTGGTTTGATGGCCCGTTCCCCTGCTTTGCGAACGGTTCCACGATGGAGCAGTTGCGACACACGGACGTGGCGGGGGGAATAGTGGCTCCTGGCGTTCCGGCAAAGTTTTTCTTCTCGAACAAGGATGACGGCTGGACGGGTTACGCGACCCACTTTGACCAACTGATGCACTACTGGCGGATCATCACGGACCAGGCGCGAGTAATTGATCCAAACTGCACCCAGCCCTTGGGTCCTGGATCGTCGCTGGTGGCACCTCGAACTGACCCATTCCGCTATCCGGACGCCTGCTCAGCGCGCGGAAACTTCGTGATGGTCTCAGAGCGGCTAGCGAATCTCCGCATTGCAATCGTGGGACTAGGCGGGACCGGGTCCTACGTGCTCGACCAAGTAGCCAAGACACCGGTACGTGAGATCCACCTGTTCGACGGCGACATCTTCGAGGTCCACAACGCCTTCCGGGCGCCCGCGGCAGCCAGTGAATCTGATTTCGGCAAGACCAAGGTCGCGTACTTCTCCGCGCTGTATGAACCGATGCGGACAGGCATCATCGAACATCCTGCGTACGTGACGGAAGTCAATGTCGGACTGCTCGGGCAGTTTGACTTCGTCTTCGTCTGTGTAGACAAGGGGCCCGCGCGCAGATTGATCTGCTCCCATCTCATCGAACAGGGCGTGCCCTTTATCGACTGTGGCATGGACATGTCGCTGTCCGCCGCGCAGCAGATCTTTGGTACGTGTCGGGTCACGATAGCCACGCCGGCCAGGAACAAGCACTTCTTCGATCGCGCTCCAACGATGGAAGACGCCGGTGATGCGCTGTACGACCAGAACATTCAGATTGCTGACGCCAATGCCCTCAACGCTATCCTCGCCGTCATGCGCTGGAAGCAGCACTTCGGCTTCTATGCGATGAATTGGGACTGGCACCACGTCGAGTTCGCCATCAGTGCGATGGCTTTGGCGAGGGCCGAGAGATCAGAGGGAACGGATGCGAATTGA
- a CDS encoding multiubiquitin domain-containing protein, which translates to MTDAAQRATKIVLNLDEIEVHQEKLTYAQLVHLAYPQDPPADTSDFIYTITITYADGESLSLARGDKPVPVKEGMVCHVRKTGRS; encoded by the coding sequence ATGACTGATGCTGCGCAGCGCGCGACGAAAATCGTCCTCAATCTCGACGAGATCGAGGTGCACCAGGAGAAGCTGACATACGCGCAACTGGTGCACCTGGCCTACCCGCAAGACCCGCCTGCGGATACGTCGGATTTCATCTACACAATCACGATCACCTACGCGGACGGGGAAAGCCTCTCGCTGGCGCGGGGGGATAAGCCGGTGCCGGTCAAGGAAGGGATGGTGTGCCATGTCCGCAAAACCGGTCGTTCTTGA